One Phyllopteryx taeniolatus isolate TA_2022b chromosome 12, UOR_Ptae_1.2, whole genome shotgun sequence genomic window, tccactGACAGTGCTTTGAGAGTGAGTCATTCTCGTGAGAGTGCAAAGCAGGGGATATTTACagcgccaattccaatgaagttgggacgttgggttaagcataaataaaaacagaacacaatgatttgcaaatcgaatttaattgaatacactacaaggacaagatatttcatgttcaaactgatcaactcgattgtttttagcaaataatcattaacttagagttttatggctgcaacaggtacatacaggttttggagaaaacatatgctgccatccaagcaacgtctttttcatggacgcccccgcttatttcagcgagccaatgccaaaccacattctgcacgtgttacaacagcgtggcttcgtagtaaaagagtgcgggtactagactggcctgcctgcagtctagaactgtctcccattgaaaatgtgtggcgcattatgaagcgtaaaatacgacaacggcggccccggactgttgaacagctgaagctgtacatcgagcaagaatgggaaagtattccacctacaaagcttcaacaattcgtgccctcagttcccaaacgcttattgaatgttgttaaaagaaaaggtgatgtaacacagtgctaaacatgaccctgtcccagctttttttgttgcagccataaaattctaagttcatgattatttgctaaaaacaatcaagtttatcagtttgaacatgaaatatcttgtctttgtagtgtattcaattaaatataggctgaacatgatttgcaaatcattgtgttctgtttgtatttatgtttaacacaacgtcccaacttcattggaattggggttgtattttccTATCAAGGGCCATTTCAAATGCTCTCGAGGGTCGCGCACGGGGCCACGGCCCGTAATTTGCCCAACCTTCCCGGGCCCAATCGACCCCCAAGTGAAAACACAACTTTCAGGCTCCATTGCGCAATTGACTGCTCGTATCGTGCTCCTTAAACGCACGCGCTGGATAGATGAAATGAACTCAAACGGCACAGAGTCGATAGAgcacagacctccgccaaggccggCAAGAATGGCAGGCATCCAAACTGGGACAATTTATTGAAACAGTTACATAAATACTGGGAGGTCGCCACAGTTCTCAACTTTTTGGCTCTGAAATGGCTTCAAATGAAACGACCAACTTTCATCTTTAATTTCGAgctatttacatccaaatcaggccAACGGTTTAGGAATGACAGCAATTTGTATGAATGTCTCACACTTGTAGCATCCATTCAGCCGCATACACTGACGTCAGCGTCACGTTGCAATGTTGTATCATACAACTTCTAGAATGAAAGCAGTTGAATAAAGCACACAATTGTCTACGCATTACATAACATTTCGAAGACAAATATAGAGTTTCTCTTTGCGCCGCTGCCCTTGTTCCTCGTCGCCAGTCCCGAGGTCTCGCTGGTATGAACCTTCTCAGACTAGGCGCGATTGGATTAGCTGAAACTAGCGCGGCTAACCGCTCTGCTAACCCACAACCGTCTTATTTTCATACTGTCGGACCCACGCGGGCATTTGCAGACTGTGGCGCGCTTGAGGCCAGACGTTTGGCAGCCTCACAGTGCGTCACAGTCCGGCGACGGCGGTAGACTGCTGGGTCgaaagtcctctgtaaattggccggattggaagacgagatgcAAAAAAACACGTGATTAGCGATTAGTCAACCTCAAGCAGAGTAGTGAAGTCGACTCGTGGTTCAACCACagcgcagacctctgccaaggctggaaaaatcacttttaatgtttttggttGCTCCGATTcatacattatccatccattttctatgtttCTATGAGGGAGCATGTGCCAGTTGGACACcatcccagctgatttaggCCCAGAAGCAGGCACACCCTGAAAATGTAAAACAGAAAAACGCAAATTACACCTTTATCTGTACCCCCACCAAAATGTCAGCAGTGTTCCTTGCCCCACCCTTCTATTATATTCCTGGAATTTGAGTGGGCTGTTTGAACAAAATCATGAACACAAATTACGCCATAAGATTTTTGCGAAATGACTACATTACATGATTCAGCGTCTTGTtttagaaacttttttttgtcttattgttTTAGCATGACAAATAGAACTTTCTACACGCTAGTGGAGAAACTCCAACACACGTGCCGTTGTTTTGCATACGGGAGCGTCCCGTCATTGGTTCTCCGTCTATTTATCCCGCCTTGCTAGCGGAGTCGTGGCGTATGATTGGTCGGAGAGGATTCCGCATAGCGGGTGGCCTGATGGCCCTACTTCATGAATATTCATGAGTCGCTTGGCACGTCTCCCGCGTAAGCATGCGCCATGTTTCGAGAATGCGGACTAAGGTGACGCAATTAATGTAGAGTCGGGACACTTCAAGCTAAGTTCACTTTGGAACATAAAACCTAAGCGACGTGagcccttattattattattattattattatcatcatcatcatcggatAGCCTcgtactttgtatttgtttatttgaacaGCTCGTTGTCACCTTCGGCGCCCCTCACTGCCGGGTGCTATTTGCGGTCAACCCGGCTCCTGTTCCGCTCGAAGCCGAAGTACCGGACAAACAGGTCGAGCCGTGGAGCACCTGCCGTATCTATTTAAAGCGGGGCACAGAAAGCCAAGCGGCAAAGCAACCGTGCCAGGCCGACAGCGCGCCTTCGTCGGATTCACAACCCGGAAATTAACCGCCGCGAAAATGATGCGACAGCTCCCCGAGACGCCCGCCCAGAAGAACTCCCTGTTCAACGCCATGAACAGCTTCCTCGGGGCCGTGAACAACATGGACCAGACGGTCATGGTGCCCAGCCTGCTGCGGGACGTGCCGCTGGGCGACGACAAGCCGGAGGCGGACGAGGGCGACGCGGACATGTACAGCTACTACCAGCTGCTCAAGTCCATCCGGCGGGACATGGAGTGGGGCTTGAGGGTCTCGCCGGCGGACAAGGAGACGCCGCCCCGGCTCAGCCGCGCCAACTCCACGGCCTCGTCGGCCTCGTCGGCCTCCTGCGCCTCCTCGCTGTGCTCGGCTTCGTCGGAagacgaggacgacgacgacgaggaggaggacgacgaggacCTGCAGAAGCAGTTCCAGTACCACCTGGCCGGGCTCCAAGAGGTCCTGAGCAAGCTCACCACGCAGGCCAAGTCCCTCACCAAGCGCTACAAGCAGTCCATCGGACTCTAAAAGCAAGACCCGCTCTACATTGCAAGGATGAAACGAGCCTTTCTTATTCTAGATTAGGAACTTTTGTGTTTTGGGGAGGGTTTTGAAACTTGCACCACTGAAAGGCCCATCTGTATTGCTACAGTTTTACTTTGAACTAGCTGAAGCGAAATTTAAAATGGCGACGAACCCACCAATGGACGATGGCGGAGAAGATGGCAGCCTTCCTACTTACGTCTCTTGCACTGTCCGATGTGTTGAAAGTCGACACCGCTCAATGCTTTAACAATTCCTCTTGCACTCAATGGGCGTTGACTTTTGACTTTGATCGGCAGgtgaaacatatttaaaaattgtatttgtgtaATTTATTACCTCAGGGCGTGAATGTTTCTTTCAAACAACCAGAGCGGATGTGTGGGGTGAATCGCCCATTTGAAGATAGTTAATGTGTGCGTATGACCATGCAATTTCCGCTCTGATGTcttttgacttaaaaaaaaaaaagaggaaggagGCAGATGCTTAAAAAAAGAGCCAGTGACTTCCTCGTGCCTCACTTCGGTCAATGAACTGGAATCAGCTGATAGTTCTGCTTTGAGAACAATGACGAATTCCAGGAGATCACTTTGTATGTCAACAATCTGACTGGATCTGTGCCTAAAAGATGCGTTTGTTTGCACTCTTTTTCTACTGATATTTGATATGTCAAAATAAACTTTTGTATGAACTCAAGTCTATTTTCGATACTGATGCATTTTCACTTCATTTCGCGCAAGGATCTTACTATCCTACACACAGGACAAAGTATGCAGCACATTCAATACTAGTATCAAAGTCAATGTAGCGGCTTGGATGTTAGTACTTGCATTCGGCTAATTGGGCTTAGCACAAAGTATAGCGCGGTTGTAATGGTAGCACAGTACTTGCGTTCAGCTAATTTAGCATAATGTTTGCAGAAAATTGAATATTAGCACTAGCAATCAAGAAGCTTAACACAAATTATGCAGAACATTGGATGTTAGTACTCGCATTTGTACTCAAAAAGTATGTAGCGATTGTTAGTGCGAACGATCAGAACTAGCCTATGCATATTTGGCTAACAAAGTATGCAACAGATTGAATGCTAGCAACTAGCAGTCATCGAATTGAGCACAAAGTTTACAGATGATTGGATGTTAGTACCAATGTACATTCTGCAGAGACAGTTTAGCACAAAGATAGGATGTTAGCACATAAAGGATGTTAGCGTCATGGATGATGTCGGACAAAATgtcacagcgcgtcatccttttccatgtcagccaaactcccgcatcctcctctccaacaccaactgccatcatgtcttccctcacgacatccatcaacctcttTGAATTGCACTTAtgattgttaaaatgttatttaaaacattggCTGTGTAAAGATTTTAGGAAGGTGACAGTTTGAACCGGGAACTTCTTCTTTCTAGTTACAATTGATTTCCTCTGGGAGAAAATTGTTGGGAACAAATCATAAAACAGTTGAGAAATCTTTTGGGGcagacaaacagacaaaatcgaaacatgtttttgtttttgggagcACTGTGTCGATGAAGTCCCCGCTGCTTTGAATTATTAATCACTTGAAATGACAGCCATTCAGCGGCGTCTTATCCGCGTCGTTAGCCACTTTGTCGTTCCATTTCTGTCAGAATATGTTTTTTTATCGCGCTCATTGTTAACACGCCGACAGCTTGAAATGACTCTGGATCATTACCCCGCTCgttttcatgtcataattaTACCCATGAAAAAGCGTGCCCGACCGGACGAGTGCCTGCTAAAATGTCTGCACGTTGTGAACGCTAAAAGTGGTTTGCCACCTCACGCGGCAACAACTCGGACCACCTAAGCTGTGGCGTTTTGATCGTTCCTTTCTGCTGTGATCTATTCGTACATCAATAACGGGCTACATTCACTCAAGTCATGTTTTGGATAAATAGTACTTTTCAGAagagttttaatgcaacatactttttacattttgagtATGTACAGAAGCTACTTTGATTCGATTACATTGAGCTACATTGCGCTGGCTTCTTTTGCAAAATGTAGCGCTCCAGCACGTCAATCACAGCATGTAAACGCCAATTGGAATTCCTCTGACCAATCAGACCCGTTGGTGTTCCTACCGTAGCTGTAAGCTGAAAGAGTTGCGCGCATTCTAAAAGAGCTTAGAGACAAAGCAATCTGCAATGTATGCGCAGGACTGTAGATAAAGATGTAAGTTGGCGGAACTAATGTTGTTTCTGAATGATAAAAGAGAGGCCAGTGTTGCTGATAAATGTGAGTGATTCCTTCCACCTGTTGAAGTTAAATGGAATCAAATTATACGTAAACAAATACGTAAATCTCGGCCTGGTAAAGCAATTGTGCTGTTTCacacgtgtaaaaaaaaaaaagttcatttaagaGTTTttcttgtggctgaatttgccttagtttgttatttttatgaagaaaaaaaaaagattgttttaaaAAGGGACATTGTTGGGCAATATTTGGATTTGCAAATTTCCATTGTAATTCTTCCAATTTGACGTTCACGCTCGattttaaaaatagttaaatCATATGTTATTCACCATTTGCTCCGTACTTGAGAGGTTTTTCACAACTATTCGGAGGACTACCTCTTC contains:
- the mid1ip1a gene encoding mid1-interacting protein 1A, with translation MMRQLPETPAQKNSLFNAMNSFLGAVNNMDQTVMVPSLLRDVPLGDDKPEADEGDADMYSYYQLLKSIRRDMEWGLRVSPADKETPPRLSRANSTASSASSASCASSLCSASSEDEDDDDEEEDDEDLQKQFQYHLAGLQEVLSKLTTQAKSLTKRYKQSIGL